Proteins co-encoded in one Polyangiaceae bacterium genomic window:
- the kdsB gene encoding 3-deoxy-manno-octulosonate cytidylyltransferase, whose amino-acid sequence MSPDVHIVIPARYASTRLPGKVLLDLGGQPLLQRTWSAASNSGYEVWVAVDDARVQSAVEAFGGRSLMTPSELRSGTERVAYVARHRAWPADDIVVNVQADEPFFPPSYVGQLVEPLVEDPSLGMSSLACRIDQRDQIFSEHCVKVVCNLRGDALYFSRAPIPWVRGGMAEERAPSGFYLRHIGAYAYRVGMLIQLADLPEAPSEVSESLEQLRALHHGISIRIRAVDSAPPPGIDTPADLERARALLSEHSQR is encoded by the coding sequence TTGAGCCCCGACGTTCACATCGTCATCCCAGCGCGCTATGCATCCACGCGACTACCTGGCAAGGTTCTGCTCGATTTAGGGGGTCAGCCGCTATTGCAGCGCACTTGGAGCGCCGCATCGAACTCGGGATATGAGGTGTGGGTTGCCGTGGATGACGCGCGCGTCCAGTCCGCTGTCGAGGCGTTTGGGGGGCGCAGCTTGATGACACCCAGCGAGCTGCGATCAGGGACCGAGCGGGTGGCGTATGTCGCGCGCCATCGGGCGTGGCCCGCCGATGACATCGTGGTGAACGTCCAAGCGGATGAACCGTTCTTTCCCCCATCCTACGTGGGGCAGCTCGTTGAACCTCTGGTTGAAGACCCTAGTCTTGGCATGAGCTCGCTTGCGTGTCGTATTGACCAACGGGACCAGATCTTCAGTGAGCATTGCGTGAAGGTCGTCTGCAACCTGAGAGGCGACGCGCTCTACTTCAGTCGCGCTCCGATCCCCTGGGTTCGTGGCGGGATGGCCGAGGAGCGCGCGCCCAGCGGGTTCTATCTCCGGCACATCGGCGCCTATGCGTACCGAGTCGGCATGTTGATTCAACTCGCCGACTTGCCAGAAGCTCCGAGCGAAGTCAGCGAGTCACTCGAACAGCTGCGGGCCTTGCACCATGGGATATCAATCAGGATCCGTGCAGTCGACAGCGCGCCGCCTCCTGGTATCGATACTCCGGCAGACCTAGAGCGCGCCCGTGCGCTGCTCTCCGAACACTCGCAACGCTAG
- the kdsA gene encoding 3-deoxy-8-phosphooctulonate synthase: protein MAYPSCDQKGRHQVHLGGFEVTQRSPLFLIAGPCVVESESLVLETAVQLKAVSDELGLRLVFKASFEKANRTSGRSFRGLDLNVALRALERVRSEVGVLTLTDVHEDSPLEEIAAVVDVLQTPAFLCRQTRYLERVARAGRPVNVKKGQFLAPSDMLHVVEKLRQAGNDQLLVCERGVSFGYHDLVVDMRGLAELRLTGCPVVFDATHSVQRPGGMGDRSGGDRRMVPVLARAAVAAGVAGVFLETHPRPDEALSDGPNSWPLGSVKALLEDLLAIDAVVKRKRFLEEELA, encoded by the coding sequence ATGGCCTATCCCTCGTGCGACCAAAAGGGCCGGCACCAGGTGCATCTAGGCGGCTTCGAAGTCACTCAGCGTTCGCCGCTTTTCCTCATTGCAGGACCGTGCGTGGTGGAGAGCGAAAGCCTGGTGTTGGAAACCGCCGTACAGCTCAAGGCGGTGAGCGACGAGCTTGGCCTGCGCCTCGTCTTCAAGGCTAGCTTCGAGAAGGCCAACCGGACCTCGGGTCGCTCGTTCCGCGGGCTAGACCTCAATGTGGCGTTGCGGGCACTCGAACGAGTAAGGAGTGAGGTTGGGGTGCTGACGTTAACCGACGTCCACGAGGACAGCCCACTCGAAGAGATCGCCGCGGTGGTGGACGTGCTGCAAACTCCCGCGTTTCTCTGTCGGCAGACTCGCTACCTCGAGCGAGTCGCGCGGGCGGGTCGCCCAGTCAACGTCAAGAAGGGCCAGTTCTTGGCGCCTTCAGACATGCTTCACGTGGTGGAGAAGCTTCGGCAGGCAGGCAACGATCAGCTGTTGGTGTGCGAGCGCGGTGTTAGCTTTGGCTACCACGACTTGGTGGTCGACATGCGCGGGCTCGCGGAGCTACGGCTGACGGGATGTCCGGTCGTCTTCGACGCGACTCATTCCGTCCAGCGGCCCGGGGGCATGGGTGACCGTTCTGGAGGCGATCGTCGCATGGTACCAGTGCTGGCCAGGGCCGCCGTGGCAGCGGGGGTCGCGGGTGTCTTCCTCGAGACGCATCCGCGACCTGACGAAGCCTTGAGCGACGGTCCAAACTCTTGGCCGCTCGGCAGCGTCAAGGCACTGCTCGAAGACCTGCTTGCGATTGACGCTGTGGTCAAGCGCAAGCGTTTCCTCGAGGAAGAGCTAGCTTGA
- a CDS encoding glycosyltransferase, producing MDPIRIFIGYDPSESIAYHVLSHSLLRLTTGPLSITPLSLRSVEGFFQRPRDPRQSTDFAFTRFLVPYLCNYQGWALFMDCDMLARADVRSLWALRDDSKALQVVKHDYTPRTETKFLGNVQTQYPRKNWSSVMLLNNARCATLRPEFVQAASGLELHRFKWTTDELVGDLPLEWNHLVGEYAENPAAKLVHFTLGGPYFEDYRGCEYTEEWFAEFARLRQGLQEDG from the coding sequence ATGGATCCAATCCGCATCTTCATAGGCTACGACCCGTCGGAAAGCATAGCGTACCACGTACTCAGTCACAGCCTCCTGCGTTTGACGACCGGCCCACTGAGCATCACTCCATTGTCGCTGCGTAGCGTGGAGGGGTTCTTCCAGCGACCTCGAGACCCCCGACAGTCGACGGACTTTGCCTTCACCCGGTTCTTGGTTCCCTATCTCTGCAACTACCAAGGCTGGGCGTTGTTCATGGATTGCGACATGCTGGCTCGAGCCGACGTTCGGTCGCTGTGGGCTCTGCGAGACGACAGCAAGGCCCTCCAGGTCGTGAAGCACGACTACACACCGCGCACCGAAACGAAGTTTCTGGGCAACGTCCAGACGCAGTACCCAAGGAAGAATTGGTCGAGCGTGATGCTCCTGAACAACGCACGCTGTGCAACGCTCCGACCCGAGTTCGTGCAGGCTGCGAGCGGCCTCGAGCTCCATCGCTTCAAGTGGACGACCGACGAGCTAGTCGGTGACCTACCCTTGGAGTGGAATCACCTCGTAGGCGAATACGCGGAAAACCCTGCGGCAAAGCTAGTCCACTTCACGCTTGGTGGTCCGTACTTCGAAGACTATCGGGGATGTGAGTACACGGAGGAGTGGTTCGCAGAGTTCGCGCGGCTCCGGCAAGGCTTGCAGGAAGATGGCTGA
- the glgP gene encoding alpha-glucan family phosphorylase, giving the protein MNQSVSVQAPRVAYFCMEFGLDEKLPIYSGGLGVLAGDTMKAAKDAEVPLIGIGIFWNQGYTIQSLGKDGRVVDTNRVTSREGLEPTGIEFTLKIRGKAIPITALKCELFGSAPLYLLEPVNEADRWLTQRLYGGNDDDRVAQEVLLGVGGVRLLRALGHEVDVYHFNEGHAAFAGLELIREQMSAGLDFFAAWKAVRRQVVFTTHTPVVAGNEVHPLSRLFEQGADIGCFTRDQLARIGGDPFGMTVAGLRLSRIANGVAQLHGETSRKMWAHVRHASPIVAITNGVHQGTWQDSRIHNSYADSLWDAHQDLKWELIDTVERRTGVKLAVDKLLVGFARRAATYKRADLIFGDSGRLEPLLKSGKLQLVFSGKAHPRDLPGKAVIERIAQMAKRYPQSVVFLQNYDMELGRALTRGADVWLNNPRRPMEASGTSGMKAAMNGVLNCSVLDGWWPEGCEHGVTGWQIGGGYEGDDQDAHDQEDLIRVLTQEVIPTYYEQPHRWRQMMRCSIEMSETKFSAARMLSEYYSELYPSGSGLATFDGLERSVMNSEPKLRASALA; this is encoded by the coding sequence ATGAATCAATCGGTCAGTGTCCAGGCCCCCCGAGTCGCCTACTTCTGCATGGAGTTTGGATTGGACGAGAAGCTACCCATCTACTCCGGTGGGCTCGGCGTGCTCGCTGGCGACACGATGAAGGCAGCCAAGGACGCAGAGGTGCCTCTGATCGGGATCGGCATCTTCTGGAACCAAGGCTACACGATTCAGTCGCTGGGCAAGGACGGCCGGGTGGTGGACACGAACCGGGTGACGTCTCGCGAGGGACTCGAGCCGACTGGCATCGAGTTCACGCTCAAGATCCGTGGCAAGGCGATCCCGATCACTGCGCTCAAGTGCGAGCTCTTCGGCTCCGCACCGCTCTACCTGCTCGAGCCCGTGAATGAGGCGGACCGCTGGCTGACCCAGCGCTTGTACGGTGGCAACGATGACGACCGCGTCGCGCAGGAGGTGCTGCTCGGCGTCGGCGGCGTACGGCTCCTACGCGCTCTGGGGCACGAGGTCGATGTCTACCACTTCAATGAGGGGCACGCGGCGTTCGCGGGGCTCGAGTTGATCCGCGAGCAAATGAGCGCCGGTTTGGACTTCTTTGCTGCGTGGAAAGCAGTAAGGCGCCAAGTCGTGTTCACGACGCACACTCCCGTGGTCGCCGGCAACGAGGTGCATCCCCTATCGCGCCTGTTCGAGCAGGGCGCCGACATCGGGTGTTTCACTCGAGACCAGCTCGCGCGCATCGGCGGCGACCCATTCGGCATGACCGTCGCCGGCCTACGGCTCTCGCGTATCGCGAACGGCGTCGCTCAGCTCCATGGGGAAACGTCTCGCAAGATGTGGGCGCACGTCCGCCATGCGTCGCCCATCGTGGCGATCACCAACGGAGTCCACCAGGGCACCTGGCAAGACTCGCGCATCCACAACAGCTACGCGGACTCCCTGTGGGATGCCCATCAAGATCTGAAGTGGGAGTTGATCGACACCGTCGAGCGCCGCACTGGCGTGAAGCTTGCGGTGGACAAGTTGCTGGTCGGCTTCGCCCGCCGGGCGGCGACCTACAAGCGCGCCGATTTGATCTTCGGGGACTCGGGTCGACTCGAGCCCCTGCTCAAGAGCGGCAAGTTGCAGCTGGTGTTCAGCGGCAAGGCGCACCCCAGGGATCTGCCGGGCAAGGCGGTGATCGAGCGCATCGCGCAGATGGCCAAGCGCTATCCGCAGAGCGTGGTGTTCCTCCAGAACTACGACATGGAGCTCGGGAGAGCGCTGACTCGCGGCGCCGACGTCTGGCTCAACAATCCCCGTCGCCCGATGGAAGCCTCGGGAACGAGTGGGATGAAGGCAGCCATGAACGGCGTGCTCAACTGCAGCGTGCTCGATGGCTGGTGGCCCGAGGGTTGTGAGCACGGAGTGACCGGTTGGCAGATCGGCGGCGGCTATGAAGGCGACGATCAGGACGCACACGATCAAGAGGACTTGATTCGTGTGCTGACTCAAGAAGTCATCCCGACGTACTACGAGCAGCCCCATCGCTGGCGTCAGATGATGCGCTGCTCGATCGAGATGAGCGAGACGAAGTTCTCGGCCGCTCGCATGCTGTCGGAGTACTACTCCGAACTCTACCCGAGCGGCTCCGGCCTCGCGACCTTTGATGGTCTCGAGCGCAGCGTGATGAACAGCGAGCCAAAGCTCAGGGCAAGTGCGTTGGCGTGA
- a CDS encoding PEGA domain-containing protein, whose product MIKHRTVLAALGLSLCLGFASSAHAGDKASAESLFQEGKRLMAEGKTAEACPKFEASQKADPSPGTLINLAGCYKALGKTASAWAEYKSAETLARNRGRDEQQNFAANAAAELEPHLSKLELVPPKPLVKDMTVTRDGELIAAGSLGTPVAVDPGKHEIKVSAPGYRPWTTTVEVGPDGDAQIVRIPALSALPPGETADGTVTPGDSGTGGPGILPWVLIGGGGVFMGTGLLFGVLAKNQASDAENDPTLCPNKECTAAGQDEIDSAEGKALISTIGVGVGAAAAITGVVLLLTSGSSSSAKTKRGQFATVTPVLGPRTNGVFLSGSF is encoded by the coding sequence ATGATCAAGCACCGCACCGTTCTCGCCGCCCTAGGTCTCTCCCTTTGTCTCGGCTTCGCTTCGAGCGCACACGCCGGCGACAAAGCATCCGCAGAATCCCTGTTTCAGGAAGGCAAGCGCCTGATGGCGGAGGGCAAAACTGCAGAAGCCTGCCCCAAGTTCGAGGCCAGCCAAAAGGCGGATCCATCGCCAGGCACCCTGATCAACCTGGCGGGTTGCTACAAGGCCCTGGGCAAGACGGCGTCCGCGTGGGCTGAGTACAAGTCCGCGGAAACCCTGGCACGGAACCGGGGTCGTGACGAACAGCAGAATTTCGCGGCAAACGCCGCGGCTGAACTCGAGCCACATTTGTCAAAGCTCGAGCTCGTGCCCCCGAAGCCACTGGTCAAGGACATGACCGTAACCCGGGATGGCGAGCTGATCGCTGCAGGGAGCTTGGGAACGCCCGTGGCGGTGGACCCAGGCAAACATGAGATCAAGGTCAGCGCGCCTGGTTATCGCCCCTGGACCACCACGGTGGAAGTGGGCCCCGATGGCGACGCACAAATCGTGCGCATCCCGGCGCTGAGCGCACTCCCGCCGGGCGAGACCGCAGATGGAACGGTGACGCCTGGTGACTCTGGGACCGGCGGACCTGGGATCTTGCCCTGGGTGCTGATTGGTGGCGGAGGCGTCTTCATGGGTACGGGGCTGTTGTTTGGAGTGCTGGCGAAGAACCAAGCTAGCGACGCCGAGAACGACCCGACGCTGTGCCCCAACAAGGAGTGCACGGCAGCTGGCCAGGACGAAATCGACAGCGCAGAAGGCAAAGCGCTGATCTCAACCATCGGCGTGGGCGTTGGTGCCGCTGCAGCCATCACGGGCGTGGTCTTGCTCCTGACCTCGGGTTCCAGCTCCAGCGCGAAGACGAAGCGCGGACAGTTCGCGACCGTTACGCCGGTGCTTGGACCTCGCACCAATGGAGTCTTCCTTTCCGGTAGCTTCTAG
- a CDS encoding RNA polymerase factor sigma-32: MWPSPPSAPAPLDRARVASQPRVPARRTDPLKDARTLAAKKTTKKTSAKREKKPRQPALEVEATAEEAEDADERDDEDGEESDEDFADDDVVEAEAEVIDERELEKVPTPKSKETALSTIDPLAMYMREVQRHPVLSADDQKQLAIKYTESGDVDAAAKLVTTNLRLVVKLAYEYRRAYRNMMDLIQEGNIGLMQAVKRYDPYRGVKLSSYAAWWIRAYMLRFILNNWRLVKIGTTQAQRKLFFNLNKEKQRLAQMGIEPTHEEIAKRLDVDQKDVAMMEKRLARGDASLDAPVGDADGRQTSRLDLMPTSDQGPDLMTESAELSDLVRQNLEEFRLTLKGKEAIIFDKRTVAEDPLTLQELGNEFGVSRERVRQLEARMIGHLREFLRERLGDAVEVDT; encoded by the coding sequence CTGTGGCCATCGCCGCCTTCTGCACCAGCTCCGCTTGACCGCGCTCGCGTCGCGTCACAACCTCGGGTCCCCGCACGCAGGACAGACCCGCTCAAGGACGCGCGCACGTTGGCAGCCAAGAAAACCACCAAAAAGACCTCCGCCAAACGCGAGAAGAAGCCGCGCCAGCCCGCGCTCGAGGTGGAAGCCACCGCAGAAGAGGCGGAGGACGCAGACGAGCGCGACGACGAGGACGGCGAAGAGTCCGACGAGGATTTCGCTGACGACGACGTGGTCGAGGCGGAAGCTGAAGTGATCGATGAGCGCGAGCTCGAGAAGGTCCCGACGCCGAAGAGCAAAGAGACCGCGCTCAGCACCATCGATCCTCTCGCGATGTACATGCGTGAGGTGCAGCGCCACCCCGTGCTCAGCGCTGACGACCAGAAGCAGCTCGCCATCAAATACACCGAGAGTGGTGACGTGGACGCTGCAGCGAAGCTGGTGACCACCAACCTGCGCTTGGTGGTGAAGCTCGCGTACGAGTACCGCCGCGCGTACCGCAACATGATGGACCTCATCCAGGAGGGGAACATCGGCCTCATGCAGGCGGTGAAGCGCTACGACCCGTACCGCGGCGTGAAGCTCTCTTCCTATGCAGCATGGTGGATCCGCGCCTACATGCTGCGCTTCATCCTCAATAACTGGCGACTGGTGAAGATCGGCACCACCCAGGCCCAGCGCAAGCTGTTCTTCAACCTGAACAAGGAGAAGCAGCGCCTGGCGCAGATGGGCATCGAGCCGACTCACGAGGAAATCGCGAAGCGCCTCGACGTCGACCAAAAAGACGTCGCCATGATGGAGAAGCGCTTGGCGCGCGGCGATGCGTCCCTTGACGCGCCGGTTGGCGATGCGGATGGGCGCCAGACGAGTCGTCTGGATCTGATGCCCACCTCCGATCAGGGTCCCGATTTGATGACCGAGAGCGCGGAGCTCTCCGACCTTGTGCGTCAGAACTTGGAAGAGTTCCGCCTCACGCTCAAGGGCAAGGAGGCGATCATCTTCGACAAGCGCACGGTTGCGGAAGATCCCCTCACCCTGCAGGAACTCGGCAACGAATTCGGCGTGAGCCGCGAGCGTGTTCGGCAGCTCGAAGCGCGCATGATCGGACACCTGAGAGAGTTCCTCCGGGAAAGACTCGGGGATGCCGTAGAGGTCGACACCTGA
- the rsmI gene encoding 16S rRNA (cytidine(1402)-2'-O)-methyltransferase: protein MSTLFVVGTPIGNLEDLSQRVIRVLKEVDRVAAEDTRHTKKLLSHLGITGKPLESIESHQIAARVSGLVARLEAGESIALVTDAGMPGVSDPGSLLVRAARERGIKIESVPGPSAVTTAVAASGLVDGGFRFIGFLPRKGSARREALERIQATPEAVVLFESPNRAQQTLQDLAALTPEREVCVGRELTKLHEEFVWGTASELGQREHWRGELTLVLGPHSPLKAEVSADELDAAIRRGLHEGRSAKDLAQELAEHTGRPRREIYQRILQLAD from the coding sequence GTGAGCACGCTGTTCGTCGTCGGTACTCCGATCGGCAATCTGGAAGATCTCAGCCAGCGCGTGATCCGCGTGCTCAAGGAAGTGGATCGCGTCGCCGCGGAGGACACGCGGCACACGAAGAAGCTGCTCAGCCACCTGGGCATTACCGGCAAGCCCCTCGAGAGCATCGAGAGCCATCAAATCGCCGCGCGGGTATCTGGCTTGGTGGCGCGCCTCGAAGCAGGCGAGTCGATCGCCTTGGTCACTGACGCTGGGATGCCGGGTGTGAGCGATCCAGGCAGCCTGCTGGTACGCGCGGCGCGTGAGCGCGGCATCAAGATCGAGAGCGTGCCGGGTCCCTCAGCGGTGACCACCGCCGTCGCGGCTTCTGGGTTGGTGGACGGTGGCTTCCGCTTCATCGGCTTCTTGCCTCGCAAGGGCAGCGCGAGACGTGAGGCGCTCGAGCGCATTCAGGCGACGCCGGAGGCGGTCGTGCTGTTCGAGTCGCCCAACCGCGCTCAACAAACCCTGCAGGACCTCGCAGCGCTGACCCCCGAGCGTGAAGTCTGTGTTGGCCGCGAGCTGACCAAGCTCCATGAAGAGTTCGTGTGGGGCACCGCGAGCGAGCTCGGCCAACGCGAGCATTGGCGCGGCGAGCTGACCCTGGTGCTCGGCCCCCACAGCCCGCTCAAAGCAGAAGTAAGCGCCGATGAACTCGACGCAGCCATTCGCCGCGGACTCCACGAGGGGCGCTCAGCCAAGGACCTTGCTCAGGAGCTGGCTGAGCATACCGGCCGGCCGCGACGCGAGATTTACCAGCGCATTTTGCAGCTAGCAGACTGA
- the ffh gene encoding signal recognition particle protein has protein sequence MFDALKRGFKEAQNRLAGLTELNEKNIQAALREVRLSLLEADVELGVVKRFLARVEEKALGATVQVKVKHKGAAQTVSAGDQFIKICHDELIAMMDYEGDRIQFAPSGKTGIMMVGLQGSGKTTSSAKLARMLKADGKKPLLVAADMQRPAAVEQLKVLGEQIDVPVFNIPDQSPVEICKAAPGEAKKLGCDIIIYDTAGRLAIDEALMQELGDIKSGVSPQNIFLVIDSMIGQDSVKTAASFNERLGISGVILTKLDGDARGGAALSVKEVTGAPILYAGMGETTDKLEEFRPEGMAGRILGMGDVVGLMKDFEDVIDQKKAEEDAARMMSGEFTLEDFLNQVRMIRQMGSLKDLVEKMPGLGGMVPPGVNLDDAELTRIEAMIQSMTRPEKGDPNLLIREPTRVQRIAKGSGQPEQGVTELVQKFLFMKQMMGGMGGMDAGLLGKIPGMKNLNMARNMRKAMKQGGGMPGMPGMGGFPGMPGMGFPGMPGMPGMPGMGMPGMGQETPQMRKLSKSEKNQRKNQRKAQRSARKKGRK, from the coding sequence GTGTTTGACGCGCTCAAAAGAGGATTCAAGGAAGCCCAGAACCGCCTCGCGGGGCTGACGGAGCTGAACGAAAAGAACATTCAGGCCGCTTTGCGAGAAGTGCGCCTGTCTTTGCTGGAGGCTGACGTCGAGCTAGGCGTCGTCAAGCGCTTCCTGGCGAGGGTCGAGGAGAAAGCCCTCGGCGCCACCGTGCAGGTCAAGGTGAAGCACAAGGGTGCTGCTCAGACCGTTTCCGCGGGGGACCAATTCATCAAGATCTGCCACGACGAGCTGATCGCGATGATGGACTACGAAGGCGACCGCATTCAGTTCGCCCCGAGCGGCAAGACCGGCATCATGATGGTGGGTCTGCAAGGCTCCGGTAAGACCACCAGCTCCGCGAAGCTCGCCCGCATGCTCAAGGCAGACGGCAAGAAGCCGCTCTTGGTCGCCGCCGACATGCAGCGCCCCGCCGCCGTCGAGCAGCTCAAGGTGCTGGGTGAGCAAATCGACGTCCCCGTCTTCAACATCCCAGATCAAAGCCCTGTGGAAATCTGCAAGGCCGCGCCCGGGGAAGCAAAGAAGCTCGGCTGCGACATCATCATCTACGACACCGCCGGCCGTCTCGCGATCGACGAAGCGTTGATGCAAGAGCTCGGCGACATCAAGAGCGGTGTCAGCCCGCAGAACATCTTCCTGGTCATCGACTCGATGATTGGTCAGGACTCCGTCAAGACCGCGGCAAGCTTCAACGAGCGCCTCGGCATCAGCGGCGTGATCCTCACCAAGCTCGATGGCGACGCTCGCGGCGGTGCCGCGCTGTCGGTCAAAGAAGTGACCGGCGCGCCGATCCTCTACGCCGGTATGGGCGAGACCACGGACAAGCTCGAAGAGTTCCGCCCCGAAGGCATGGCGGGGCGCATCCTCGGCATGGGCGACGTCGTCGGCCTGATGAAGGACTTCGAGGACGTCATCGATCAGAAGAAGGCCGAGGAAGACGCCGCCCGCATGATGAGCGGCGAGTTCACCCTCGAGGACTTCCTGAATCAGGTGCGCATGATCCGCCAGATGGGTTCCCTGAAGGACCTCGTGGAGAAGATGCCTGGCCTCGGCGGGATGGTTCCGCCCGGAGTCAACCTCGACGATGCCGAGCTCACGCGCATCGAGGCGATGATTCAGTCGATGACTCGCCCGGAAAAGGGCGACCCGAACTTGCTCATCCGCGAGCCCACGCGCGTTCAGCGCATCGCCAAGGGCTCCGGCCAACCGGAGCAGGGCGTCACCGAGCTGGTGCAGAAGTTCCTGTTCATGAAGCAGATGATGGGCGGCATGGGTGGGATGGATGCTGGCTTGCTCGGCAAAATCCCCGGCATGAAGAACCTCAACATGGCGCGCAACATGCGCAAGGCCATGAAGCAAGGCGGCGGCATGCCCGGGATGCCCGGCATGGGCGGCTTCCCCGGAATGCCCGGCATGGGTTTCCCGGGAATGCCAGGCATGCCCGGAATGCCTGGCATGGGCATGCCCGGCATGGGCCAAGAGACGCCGCAAATGCGCAAGCTCTCGAAGAGCGAGAAGAACCAGCGCAAGAACCAGCGCAAAGCGCAGCGCTCGGCCCGCAAGAAGGGCCGCAAGTAA
- a CDS encoding zinc ribbon domain-containing protein has product MAQPKHIICPSCGFKNATPLPNNRCVSCGAKIDDIKRTLSRQEELERRYQQEGFSLMWFGVSMVIMGVLTAALVVGLPIVVPMLDFEGSAGMVVAIPVWFVGGMLVGLISPGKTFIEPVVASFLIAMPTAFLLFGSQTVKTMPAFMYALMSAVGVLFTLIGAYIGERIQMGPPPKVAE; this is encoded by the coding sequence ATGGCTCAGCCGAAGCACATCATCTGCCCGTCCTGTGGCTTCAAGAACGCCACGCCGCTGCCCAACAACCGCTGCGTTTCCTGTGGCGCGAAGATCGATGACATCAAGCGCACGCTCTCCCGTCAGGAAGAGCTGGAGCGGCGCTACCAACAAGAAGGCTTCAGCCTGATGTGGTTTGGCGTCTCCATGGTGATCATGGGGGTGCTCACCGCCGCGCTCGTCGTTGGTTTGCCCATCGTGGTGCCGATGCTCGATTTCGAGGGCTCCGCTGGCATGGTGGTGGCCATTCCCGTGTGGTTCGTCGGTGGCATGCTGGTGGGGCTGATCTCTCCCGGCAAGACCTTCATCGAACCAGTCGTGGCGTCGTTCTTGATCGCGATGCCCACGGCGTTTCTCCTGTTCGGCAGTCAAACCGTGAAGACGATGCCGGCCTTCATGTACGCGTTGATGAGCGCCGTGGGTGTGCTCTTCACGTTGATTGGGGCGTACATCGGTGAGCGCATCCAGATGGGGCCGCCACCTAAAGTGGCGGAGTAA
- the thiO gene encoding glycine oxidase ThiO, whose amino-acid sequence MARPSVLIVGGGLMGCASAWQLAKRGCSVLVLERSVPGAEASSAAAGILGGQVESHQLDAMTELCLESRALYPAWAKALSKSTGIDIEHRPSGALRVAFGVERLGQLKQQFGWQRRAHGAAFLGKRQLRSLESNLSQALVGAVDFPADSRVDPRKLFRALQLAAQNAGARFQSGSYVQQLDVDAASQTVRGVVLEGGKRLEAQRVVLAAGSWSTLIPGVPLPRPSIVPARGQVLQLTCRTPPLTRIVFGPRCYLVPRDDGRVLVGSTLEFVGYEKRVTAHAVRELLDAAIDLCPALADAELSDSWSNFRPYTSDHWPILGPCAISGLVLATGHYRNGILLAPVTADIVCRSVLGQRQQIDIAAFSARRAAVQSPREAQTAESKT is encoded by the coding sequence ATGGCCCGCCCGAGTGTTCTTATCGTCGGCGGCGGCCTCATGGGCTGCGCATCCGCCTGGCAGCTTGCGAAGCGAGGCTGCTCGGTGTTGGTCCTCGAACGGAGCGTGCCAGGCGCTGAAGCATCGAGCGCCGCGGCGGGGATCCTTGGAGGTCAAGTCGAGTCGCATCAGCTCGACGCGATGACCGAGCTTTGTTTGGAGAGCCGCGCGCTGTATCCGGCTTGGGCCAAGGCGCTCTCCAAGAGCACCGGAATCGACATCGAACACCGCCCGAGCGGCGCGTTGCGAGTAGCCTTTGGCGTGGAACGCTTGGGGCAACTCAAGCAGCAGTTTGGCTGGCAGCGCCGCGCACATGGAGCGGCCTTCTTGGGTAAGCGCCAGCTGCGGAGTCTCGAGTCGAACCTGAGCCAGGCGTTGGTCGGCGCCGTTGATTTCCCTGCGGATTCGCGCGTCGATCCTCGAAAGCTGTTCCGCGCGCTGCAGCTCGCCGCTCAGAACGCCGGCGCGCGGTTTCAAAGCGGCAGCTACGTCCAGCAGCTGGACGTCGACGCAGCAAGCCAGACCGTGCGAGGGGTCGTCCTGGAAGGTGGGAAGCGGCTGGAGGCCCAGCGCGTGGTGCTCGCCGCCGGGAGCTGGTCCACGTTGATCCCCGGCGTACCCCTGCCCCGTCCCAGCATCGTGCCGGCGCGGGGGCAAGTGCTTCAGCTGACGTGTCGCACTCCACCGCTGACCCGCATCGTGTTTGGACCGAGGTGCTACCTGGTACCGCGAGATGACGGACGGGTGCTCGTCGGTTCCACGCTGGAGTTCGTCGGCTACGAGAAGCGCGTCACGGCTCACGCCGTACGCGAGCTCTTGGATGCGGCGATCGACTTGTGTCCGGCGCTGGCCGACGCGGAGCTCAGCGACAGTTGGTCGAATTTCCGCCCGTATACTAGCGATCACTGGCCCATCTTGGGTCCCTGCGCCATCAGCGGCCTCGTGCTAGCCACGGGGCACTACCGGAACGGCATTCTGCTCGCCCCCGTCACCGCGGACATCGTGTGCCGAAGCGTGTTGGGCCAGCGACAGCAGATCGACATTGCAGCCTTCTCAGCGCGGCGCGCGGCCGTGCAGTCCCCTCGCGAAGCCCAAACAGCGGAGTCCAAGACATGA